The following coding sequences are from one Wenzhouxiangella sp. AB-CW3 window:
- a CDS encoding acetoacetate--CoA ligase → MTEPLWTPSAERRAATNMSRFIQLIAGQLDPGVHDWETLYQWSIAHPEAFWNAVWEFGGVVAETRGKRVTENWPAMPGTRWFPEARLNFAENLLKHRDERTALIFAGESGMRREISYQDLHTEVARVARALREMGVKEGDRVAGYLPNLPETVIAMLAASSIGAVWSSCSPDFGVQGVLDRFGQIEPKVLFVAAAYRYNGKDFDCLGRVRELVEQMPSIERVVVTPYMAESPDLSGLENAVMWDEFADNDAETIEFAQLPFDHPLYILYSSGTTGVPKCIVHGAGGTLLQHLKELQLHTDLRRDDKLFYFTTCGWMMWNWLVSGLAVGSTVVLYDGSPFYPDGNVLWDLADEVGISVFGTSAKWIAACDKAGIKPRQSHRLESLKAILSTGSPLLPESFDYVYRDVKEDLQLSSISGGTDIVSCFALGNPLLPVYKGELQCRGLGMKVEIRADDGRVVEDETGELTCSMPFPCMPVKFWNDPDGSRYRGAYFETHEGVWAHGDYARLTPRGGVVIYGRSDATLNPGGVRIGTAEIYRQVEKLDEIIESICVGQDWEGDVRVVLFVRLRDGVELDDDLRDRIRKTVRANATPRHVPAKIIAVPDIPRTVSGKIVELAVRDVIHGREVKNTSALANPEALDHYRDLDALKS, encoded by the coding sequence ATGACCGAACCGCTTTGGACGCCCTCGGCCGAGCGCCGTGCCGCCACCAACATGAGCCGTTTCATCCAGTTGATCGCCGGGCAACTCGACCCCGGGGTGCATGACTGGGAGACGTTGTATCAGTGGTCGATCGCTCACCCCGAAGCGTTCTGGAACGCGGTATGGGAGTTTGGCGGAGTAGTGGCCGAAACCCGCGGCAAACGGGTCACGGAGAACTGGCCGGCCATGCCTGGCACCCGTTGGTTCCCGGAGGCCCGGCTGAACTTCGCCGAGAATCTTCTCAAGCACCGAGATGAGCGCACCGCGCTGATCTTTGCCGGCGAGAGTGGTATGCGCCGCGAGATCAGCTACCAAGACCTGCATACGGAAGTCGCGCGGGTGGCGCGGGCCCTGCGCGAGATGGGTGTGAAAGAAGGCGATCGGGTGGCCGGCTACCTGCCCAACCTGCCCGAAACCGTCATCGCCATGCTGGCGGCCAGCTCCATCGGCGCGGTTTGGTCGTCGTGCTCGCCGGACTTCGGCGTACAGGGCGTGCTGGACCGTTTCGGCCAGATCGAGCCGAAAGTGCTCTTCGTTGCCGCCGCCTACCGCTACAACGGCAAGGATTTCGACTGCCTCGGCCGGGTGCGCGAGCTGGTCGAGCAAATGCCCTCGATCGAGCGCGTTGTCGTCACCCCCTACATGGCCGAATCGCCGGATCTGTCGGGCCTGGAAAACGCCGTCATGTGGGACGAGTTCGCCGACAACGATGCCGAAACCATCGAGTTCGCGCAACTGCCCTTCGATCATCCGCTCTACATTCTCTACTCCTCCGGCACCACCGGTGTGCCCAAGTGCATCGTCCATGGTGCCGGCGGCACCCTGTTGCAGCACCTCAAGGAGCTGCAGTTGCATACCGATCTCAGGCGCGACGACAAGCTGTTCTATTTCACTACCTGCGGCTGGATGATGTGGAACTGGCTGGTGTCCGGCCTGGCCGTGGGCTCGACCGTGGTGCTCTACGACGGCTCGCCGTTTTATCCCGACGGCAACGTGCTTTGGGACCTGGCCGACGAGGTCGGGATTTCCGTGTTCGGCACCTCGGCCAAGTGGATCGCCGCCTGCGACAAGGCCGGCATCAAACCGCGCCAGTCGCATCGGCTGGAATCCCTCAAGGCCATTCTCTCGACCGGCTCGCCGCTGCTGCCCGAATCGTTCGATTACGTCTACCGCGACGTCAAGGAGGACCTGCAGCTCAGCTCGATTTCAGGCGGCACCGATATCGTGTCGTGTTTTGCACTGGGCAACCCCCTGCTGCCGGTCTACAAGGGCGAGTTGCAGTGCCGCGGCCTGGGCATGAAGGTGGAAATTCGTGCCGACGATGGTCGCGTGGTCGAGGACGAGACTGGCGAGCTGACCTGTTCGATGCCCTTTCCCTGCATGCCGGTGAAGTTCTGGAATGATCCGGACGGGTCGCGGTATCGCGGCGCGTACTTCGAAACCCACGAAGGCGTGTGGGCCCATGGCGACTACGCCCGCCTGACGCCGCGCGGCGGGGTGGTCATCTATGGCCGCTCGGATGCCACGCTCAATCCGGGCGGGGTGCGCATCGGCACCGCCGAAATCTATCGCCAGGTCGAGAAGCTCGACGAGATCATCGAATCGATCTGCGTCGGCCAGGACTGGGAAGGCGATGTGCGCGTGGTGTTGTTCGTGCGGTTGCGAGATGGCGTTGAGCTCGACGACGATCTGCGTGACCGCATACGCAAAACCGTCCGTGCCAATGCCACCCCGCGCCATGTCCCGGCAAAGATCATTGCCGTGCCCGATATCCCGCGCACGGTTTCAGGAAAGATCGTCGAGCTGGCCGTGCGCGATGTCATTCATGGGCGCGAGGTCAAGAACACCTCGGCCCTGGCCAATCCCGAAGCCCTGGACCATTACCGGGACCTGGACGCACTGAAGAGCTAG
- the alaS gene encoding alanine--tRNA ligase: MKNTADIRQAFLDYFSARDHRVVPSSALIPANDPTLLFTNAGMVQFKDVFLGSEKRSYTRATSSQRCVRAGGKHNDLENVGYTARHHTFFEMLGNFSFGDYFKKEAIEYAWEFLTDTCQLPPEKLWVTVYAEDDEAADIWLNQIGVDPERFSRIGDKPGKRFESDNFWAMGETGPCGPCTEIFYDHGPDVPGGLPGTPEEDGDRYIEIWNLVFMQYDRAADGTMSPLPAPCVDTGMGLERLAAILQGVHSNYEIDLFEHLIDAAAKFTDARDRDSASLKVIADHIRACAFLIVDGVLPSNEGRGYVLRRIIRRAIRHGYKLGCEDLFFAKMVTPLAEVMGEAYPELANKQDYVTEVLEREEKRFGETLDQGMKLLEAAIAGLDSREIAGDVAFKLYDTYGFPVDLTRDIARERELTVDEAGFEAAMNEQRERARAAGKFGASDGIPAELIAELRATHFLGYQYHQTDASEVVAILVDGQPVDALEAGQEGVIILDRTPFYAESGGQVGDTGLLEGQGVRFEVSDTRKLAGAFHGHFGKLASGDLKRGSRVSATIDAERRLDIVRHHSATHLLHSALRAVLGEHVQQKGSLVAPDRLRFDFSHHAPLSDEELASIERLVNEQIQANAAAEAKEMTFDEAMDAGALAFFDEKYGDEVRVLRFGDFSMELCGGTHVDRVGDIGLFKIVSETGISAGVRRIEAVAGRVAVDWLQGLDRSVRYVAGQLKASPEQLGERVEQLLKRSRELEKELERLKGKLASAAGSDLASQAVDVAGVKLLAANLEGVDPNGLRDTVDQLKNKLGSAVIVLGTAAGGGVRLVAGVTKDLTDRIKAGELVNHVAGQVGGKGGGRPDFAQAGGKDAAALPSALESVEGWVSERLG; the protein is encoded by the coding sequence ATGAAAAACACAGCTGACATTCGCCAGGCTTTTCTCGATTATTTTTCCGCGCGCGATCATCGCGTCGTGCCGTCCAGTGCGTTGATTCCGGCCAACGATCCGACCCTGCTGTTCACCAATGCCGGGATGGTGCAGTTCAAGGATGTGTTCCTGGGATCGGAGAAGCGTTCCTACACGCGCGCGACCAGTTCGCAGCGCTGCGTGCGCGCCGGCGGCAAGCACAACGACCTGGAGAATGTTGGCTACACCGCCCGGCATCACACCTTCTTCGAGATGCTGGGCAACTTCAGCTTCGGCGACTACTTCAAGAAGGAAGCCATCGAGTACGCCTGGGAGTTTCTGACCGACACCTGCCAGTTGCCGCCCGAGAAGCTGTGGGTAACGGTCTACGCCGAGGATGACGAGGCCGCCGACATCTGGTTGAACCAGATCGGAGTCGACCCCGAGCGGTTCTCGCGCATCGGCGACAAACCCGGCAAGCGCTTTGAAAGCGACAACTTCTGGGCCATGGGAGAGACCGGCCCCTGCGGCCCGTGCACGGAAATCTTCTACGACCACGGGCCGGACGTGCCCGGTGGGCTGCCCGGCACGCCCGAGGAAGACGGCGACCGCTACATCGAAATCTGGAACCTGGTGTTCATGCAGTACGACCGCGCGGCCGACGGCACCATGAGCCCGCTGCCGGCGCCCTGCGTGGATACCGGCATGGGGCTGGAGCGCCTGGCCGCCATTCTGCAGGGCGTGCACTCGAACTACGAGATCGACCTGTTCGAACACCTGATTGATGCCGCCGCGAAGTTCACCGACGCGAGAGACCGCGACTCGGCTTCGCTGAAGGTGATCGCCGATCATATCCGCGCCTGTGCCTTTCTGATCGTTGACGGCGTGCTGCCGTCCAACGAGGGCCGCGGCTACGTGCTGCGGCGCATCATCCGCCGCGCCATCCGCCACGGCTACAAGCTGGGCTGCGAGGACCTGTTCTTCGCGAAGATGGTCACGCCGCTGGCCGAGGTGATGGGCGAGGCCTATCCCGAACTGGCCAACAAGCAGGACTATGTCACCGAGGTGCTCGAGCGCGAGGAGAAACGCTTTGGTGAGACGCTGGATCAGGGCATGAAGCTGTTGGAAGCGGCCATTGCCGGCCTCGACAGCAGGGAGATTGCCGGTGATGTCGCGTTCAAGCTTTACGACACCTACGGTTTTCCGGTGGATTTGACCCGGGATATTGCCCGTGAACGCGAACTGACCGTCGACGAGGCCGGCTTCGAGGCGGCCATGAACGAGCAGCGTGAGCGGGCTCGTGCAGCCGGCAAGTTTGGTGCCTCCGACGGCATTCCGGCCGAGTTGATCGCCGAGCTGCGTGCCACCCATTTTCTTGGTTACCAGTATCACCAGACCGATGCGTCCGAGGTGGTCGCCATCCTGGTTGATGGCCAGCCGGTCGATGCGCTCGAGGCTGGCCAGGAAGGTGTGATCATTCTCGATCGCACACCGTTCTATGCCGAGTCTGGCGGGCAGGTGGGCGATACCGGCCTGCTCGAAGGGCAGGGTGTACGCTTCGAGGTGTCTGATACCCGCAAGCTGGCCGGTGCATTCCACGGGCATTTCGGCAAGCTGGCGTCGGGCGACCTGAAGCGCGGTTCCCGGGTTTCGGCAACGATCGATGCCGAACGCCGCCTCGATATCGTGCGTCACCACTCGGCCACGCACCTGTTGCATTCGGCCTTGCGCGCGGTACTGGGCGAGCATGTGCAGCAGAAAGGTTCGCTGGTTGCCCCCGACCGCCTGCGCTTCGATTTCTCGCACCATGCACCGCTGAGCGACGAGGAACTGGCCAGCATCGAGCGCCTGGTCAACGAACAGATCCAGGCCAATGCTGCGGCCGAAGCGAAGGAAATGACGTTCGACGAGGCCATGGATGCCGGGGCGCTGGCATTCTTTGATGAGAAGTACGGCGACGAGGTGCGCGTGCTGCGCTTTGGCGATTTTTCCATGGAACTGTGCGGCGGCACACACGTTGATCGCGTCGGCGATATCGGTCTGTTCAAGATCGTGTCCGAAACCGGTATTTCCGCCGGGGTGCGGCGCATTGAGGCCGTGGCCGGCCGGGTTGCGGTGGACTGGCTGCAGGGGCTGGACCGGTCGGTGCGATACGTGGCCGGGCAGCTCAAGGCCAGTCCGGAACAGCTTGGAGAGCGTGTCGAACAGTTGCTGAAGCGCTCACGCGAACTGGAAAAAGAGCTCGAGCGCCTCAAGGGCAAGCTGGCCTCGGCGGCCGGCTCCGACCTCGCTTCCCAGGCCGTGGATGTGGCCGGCGTCAAGTTGCTGGCCGCCAACCTGGAAGGTGTCGACCCCAACGGTCTGCGCGATACGGTCGATCAGCTCAAGAACAAGCTGGGTTCGGCGGTCATTGTGCTGGGCACGGCGGCCGGGGGCGGTGTGCGCCTGGTGGCGGGTGTCACCAAGGATCTCACCGATCGCATCAAGGCCGGCGAACTGGTCAATCATGTCGCCGGCCAGGTCGGCGGCAAGGGCGGCGGTCGCCCGGACTTTGCCCAGGCCGGTGGCAAGGATGCCGCGGCACTGCCGTCGGCGCTGGAGTCGGTTGAAGGCTGGGTGTCTGAGCGCCTGGGCTGA